Proteins found in one Candidatus Syntrophosphaera sp. genomic segment:
- a CDS encoding methyltransferase, producing MDLDGEGLYILQDAASQAVSHASDSLRKAALALRDEQQLRVLELGSGCGIVSIMLALARPGWEIEALEIQPELHALACENASRLGLQIQFLLSDLRQYSSDEPYSLIVSNPPWQKTGSGRYSPLQSRNVSRFELECALQDVLDCVRRNLAPEGDALLLYPASRAEDIRVAAAKTLLDIISLSPAAGLKRHLICHIRHKGQAR from the coding sequence GCAGGACGCTGCCTCGCAAGCGGTTAGTCATGCCTCCGACTCCCTGCGCAAAGCCGCCCTGGCCCTCAGGGACGAGCAACAACTGCGGGTCCTCGAACTGGGGAGCGGTTGCGGGATCGTGAGCATCATGCTGGCTCTGGCCCGTCCCGGATGGGAGATCGAAGCGCTGGAGATCCAGCCCGAACTTCACGCTCTGGCTTGCGAGAATGCTTCACGCCTTGGCCTGCAGATCCAGTTTCTGCTTTCCGACCTGCGCCAGTACAGCTCTGATGAGCCCTATAGCCTGATCGTCTCCAACCCTCCCTGGCAAAAAACAGGCAGCGGCAGGTACAGCCCGCTCCAGAGCAGAAATGTCAGCCGCTTTGAACTGGAATGCGCCCTCCAGGATGTTCTGGATTGCGTGCGGCGCAACCTGGCCCCGGAAGGCGACGCGCTGCTGCTTTATCCGGCCTCGCGGGCCGAAGATATCCGGGTCGCGGCGGCCAAGACTTTGCTTGACATAATTTCGCTCTCTCCGGCTGCTGGTCTCAAAAGACATCTTATCTGCCATATCCGGCATAAAGGACAAGCAAGATGA